In Gadus chalcogrammus isolate NIFS_2021 chromosome 1, NIFS_Gcha_1.0, whole genome shotgun sequence, one DNA window encodes the following:
- the LOC130385354 gene encoding complement receptor type 1-like isoform X2 — protein sequence MAPMMMKVGMLLFLALSIHAAARRKQGNACENRQNGEFTKVTANNYKETSAVTNEEELYDCSTTQTTKGVLRCLEGQWTKCRRVCGRPVSTDANAYLENKETSFAPGVKIRYSCAVGYALSGGNRHRRCLPKTFTWSPLTIKCERSSCGSAGEILNGEVIYTGVEFGHTATTVCAKGYLLVGKANRTCLSGGWDGRPAFCEAVQCTKPKTNTETLGPWKASYTYRQVLMFRCRQGTLVGQKAISCSENATWSAPPPVCKDVECPRPNVPHSSLSGSWRPPFRYRASMTFSCDPGYVLEGQSSVSCSLEGRWTPALPQCIYVECPRPNVPHSSLSGSWRPPFRYRASMTFSCDPGYVLEGQSSVSCSLEGRWTPALPQCISPREQGNACENRQDGEFTKVTANNYKETSAVTNEEELYDCSTTQTTSGVLRCLEGQWTKCARVCGRPVNTVANAYLEDKETSFVPGVEISYSCAVGYALSGGNRHRRCLPKTFTWSPLTIKCERSSCGSAGEILNGEVIYTGVEFGHRATTVCAKGYFLVGKANRTCLSVGWDGRPAFCEAVQCTKPKTNTETLGPWKASYAYSQVLIFRCRQGTLVGQKAISCSENATWSAPPPVCKDVECPRPNVPHSSLSGSWRPPFRYRASMTFSCDPGYVLEGQSSVSCSLEGRWTPALPQCIYVECPRPNVPYSSQSGSWRPPFGYRSSMTFSCNSGFVLVGQASVSCSLEGRWTPALPQCIWNGYGGNGYGNYGGYGYGGNRY from the exons ATGGCaccgatgatgatgaaggtggggATGCTCTTGTTTCTTGCGCTTTCGATCCACGCTGCAG CACGTCGAAAACAAGGAAACGCTTGTGAAAATAGGCAAAATGGTGAGTTCACAAAGGTAACTGCCAACAACTACAAAGAGACGAGCGCCGTGACCAATGAAGAGGAGCTGTACGACTGCTCAACTACACAGACGACCAAGGGGGTCCTGAGGTGTCTGGAGGGGCAGTGGACGAAGTGCCGCC GGGTCTGCGGTAGGCCAGTTAGCACCGATGCCAATGCCTACCTTGAAAACAAAGAGACCAGCTTCGCCCCTGGAGTCAAAATCCGCTACTCGTGTGCCGTTGGATATGCTCTGTCCGGGGGCAATCGACACCGAAGATGTTTACCTAAAACATTTACATGGTCGCCTTTAACCATAAAATGTGAAC GCAGTTCATGTGGCTCTGCTGGAGAGATCCTGAACGGAGAGGTCATCTATACTGGAGTAGAATTTGGACATACAGCCACAACAGTCTGTGCCAAGGG ATACTTGCTGGTGGGAAAGGCCAACAGGACCTGCTTGAGTGGTGGTTGGGATGGACGTCCAGCCTTTTGTGAAG CCGTGCAGTGTACCAAACCAAAGACCAACACAGAGACATTGGGCCCCTGGAAGGCCTCGTACACGTACAGACAGGTCCTGATGTTCCGCTGCCGTCAGGGCACTCTTGTGGGCCAGAAGGCCATCTCGTGCAGCGAGAACGCGACCTGGAGTGCCCCCCCTCCCGTCTGCAAAG ATGTTGAATGTCCTCGTCCAAACGTGCCGCACTCGTCCCTGTCAGGGTCGTGGCGCCCACCGTTTAGGTACAGGGCCTCGATGACCTTCTCATGCGACCCTGGCTACGTTCTGGAGGGCCAGTCCTCCGTGTCCTGTAGCCTGGAGGGGAGATGGACCCCCGCTCTTCCCCAATGCATTT ATGTTGAATGTCCTCGTCCAAACGTGCCGCACTCGTCCCTGTCAGGGTCGTGGCGCCCACCGTTTAGGTATAGGGCCTCGATGACCTTCTCATGCGACCCTGGCTACGTTCTGGAGGGCCAGTCCTCCGTGTCCTGTAGCCTGGAGGGGAGATGGACCCCCGCTCTTCCCCAATGCATTT CACCTCGAGAACAAGGAAACGCTTGTGAAAATAGGCAAGATGGTGAGTTCACAAAGGTAACTGCAAACAACTACAAAGAGACGAGCGCCGTGACCAATGAAGAGGAGCTGTACGACTGCTCAACTACACAGACGACCTCGGGGGTCCTGAGGTGTCTGGAGGGGCAGTGGACGAAGTGCGCCC GGGTCTGCGGTAGGCCAGTTAACACCGTTGCCAATGCCTACCTTGAAGACAAAGAGACCAGCTTCGTCCCTGGAGTCGAAATCAGCTACTCGTGTGCCGTTGGATATGCTCTGTCCGGGGGCAATCGACACCGAAGATGTTTACCTAAAACATTTACATGGTCGCCTTTAACCATAAAATGTGAAC GCAGTTCATGTGGCTCTGCTGGAGAGATCCTGAACGGAGAGGTCATCTATACTGGAGTAGAATTTGGACATAGAGCCACAACAGTCTGTGCCAAGGG ATACTTTCTGGTGGGAAAGGCCAACAGGACCTGCTTGAGTGTTGGTTGGGATGGACGTCCAGCCTTTTGTGAAG CCGTGCAGTGTACCAAACCAAAGACCAACACAGAGACATTGGGCCCCTGGAAGGCCTCGTACGCGTACAGTCAGGTCCTGATATTCCGCTGCCGTCAGGGAACTCTTGTGGGCCAGAAGGCCATCTCGTGCAGCGAGAACGCGACCTGGAGTGCCCCCCCTCCCGTCTGCAAAG ATGTTGAATGTCCTCGTCCAAACGTGCCGCACTCGTCCCTGTCAGGGTCGTGGCGCCCACCGTTTAGGTACAGGGCCTCGATGACCTTCTCATGCGACCCTGGCTACGTTCTGGAGGGCCAGTCCTCCGTGTCCTGTAGCCTGGAGGGGAGATGGACCCCCGCTCTTCCCCAATGCATTT ATGTTGAATGTCCTCGTCCAAACGTGCCGTACTCGTCTCAGTCAGGGTCGTGGCGCCCACCGTTTGGGTACAGGTCCTCGATGACCTTCTCATGCAACTCTGGCTTCGTTCTGGTGGGCCAGGCCTCCGTGTCCTGTAGCCTGGAGGGGAGATGGACCCCCGCTCTTCCCCAATGCATTT
- the LOC130385354 gene encoding complement receptor type 2-like isoform X1 has product MAPMMMKVGMLLFLALSIHAAARRKQGNACENRQNGEFTKVTANNYKETSAVTNEEELYDCSTTQTTKGVLRCLEGQWTKCRRVCGRPVSTDANAYLENKETSFAPGVKIRYSCAVGYALSGGNRHRRCLPKTFTWSPLTIKCERSSCGSAGEILNGEVIYTGVEFGHTATTVCAKGYLLVGKANRTCLSGGWDGRPAFCEAVQCTKPKTNTETLGPWKASYTYRQVLMFRCRQGTLVGQKAISCSENATWSAPPPVCKDVECPRPNVPHSSLSGSWRPPFRYRASMTFSCDPGYVLEGQSSVSCSLEGRWTPALPQCIYVECPRPNVPHSSLSGSWRPPFRYRASMTFSCDPGYVLEGQSSVSCSLEGRWTPALPQCISPREQGNACENRQDGEFTKVTANNYKETSAVTNEEELYDCSTTQTTSGVLRCLEGQWTKCARVCGRPVNTVANAYLEDKETSFVPGVEISYSCAVGYALSGGNRHRRCLPKTFTWSPLTIKCERSSCGSAGEILNGEVIYTGVEFGHRATTVCAKGYFLVGKANRTCLSVGWDGRPAFCEAVQCTKPKTNTETLGPWKASYAYSQVLIFRCRQGTLVGQKAISCSENATWSAPPPVCKDVECPRPNVPHSSLSGSWRPPFRYRASMTFSCDPGYVLEGQSSVSCSLEGRWTPALPQCIYVECPRPNVPYSSQSGSWRPPFGYRSSMTFSCNSGFVLVGQASVSCSLEGRWTPALPQCIYVECPRPYVPYSSQSGSWRPPFGYRSSMTFSCNSGFVLVGQASVSCSLEGKWTPALPQCIWNGYGGNGYGNYGGYGYGGNRY; this is encoded by the exons ATGGCaccgatgatgatgaaggtggggATGCTCTTGTTTCTTGCGCTTTCGATCCACGCTGCAG CACGTCGAAAACAAGGAAACGCTTGTGAAAATAGGCAAAATGGTGAGTTCACAAAGGTAACTGCCAACAACTACAAAGAGACGAGCGCCGTGACCAATGAAGAGGAGCTGTACGACTGCTCAACTACACAGACGACCAAGGGGGTCCTGAGGTGTCTGGAGGGGCAGTGGACGAAGTGCCGCC GGGTCTGCGGTAGGCCAGTTAGCACCGATGCCAATGCCTACCTTGAAAACAAAGAGACCAGCTTCGCCCCTGGAGTCAAAATCCGCTACTCGTGTGCCGTTGGATATGCTCTGTCCGGGGGCAATCGACACCGAAGATGTTTACCTAAAACATTTACATGGTCGCCTTTAACCATAAAATGTGAAC GCAGTTCATGTGGCTCTGCTGGAGAGATCCTGAACGGAGAGGTCATCTATACTGGAGTAGAATTTGGACATACAGCCACAACAGTCTGTGCCAAGGG ATACTTGCTGGTGGGAAAGGCCAACAGGACCTGCTTGAGTGGTGGTTGGGATGGACGTCCAGCCTTTTGTGAAG CCGTGCAGTGTACCAAACCAAAGACCAACACAGAGACATTGGGCCCCTGGAAGGCCTCGTACACGTACAGACAGGTCCTGATGTTCCGCTGCCGTCAGGGCACTCTTGTGGGCCAGAAGGCCATCTCGTGCAGCGAGAACGCGACCTGGAGTGCCCCCCCTCCCGTCTGCAAAG ATGTTGAATGTCCTCGTCCAAACGTGCCGCACTCGTCCCTGTCAGGGTCGTGGCGCCCACCGTTTAGGTACAGGGCCTCGATGACCTTCTCATGCGACCCTGGCTACGTTCTGGAGGGCCAGTCCTCCGTGTCCTGTAGCCTGGAGGGGAGATGGACCCCCGCTCTTCCCCAATGCATTT ATGTTGAATGTCCTCGTCCAAACGTGCCGCACTCGTCCCTGTCAGGGTCGTGGCGCCCACCGTTTAGGTATAGGGCCTCGATGACCTTCTCATGCGACCCTGGCTACGTTCTGGAGGGCCAGTCCTCCGTGTCCTGTAGCCTGGAGGGGAGATGGACCCCCGCTCTTCCCCAATGCATTT CACCTCGAGAACAAGGAAACGCTTGTGAAAATAGGCAAGATGGTGAGTTCACAAAGGTAACTGCAAACAACTACAAAGAGACGAGCGCCGTGACCAATGAAGAGGAGCTGTACGACTGCTCAACTACACAGACGACCTCGGGGGTCCTGAGGTGTCTGGAGGGGCAGTGGACGAAGTGCGCCC GGGTCTGCGGTAGGCCAGTTAACACCGTTGCCAATGCCTACCTTGAAGACAAAGAGACCAGCTTCGTCCCTGGAGTCGAAATCAGCTACTCGTGTGCCGTTGGATATGCTCTGTCCGGGGGCAATCGACACCGAAGATGTTTACCTAAAACATTTACATGGTCGCCTTTAACCATAAAATGTGAAC GCAGTTCATGTGGCTCTGCTGGAGAGATCCTGAACGGAGAGGTCATCTATACTGGAGTAGAATTTGGACATAGAGCCACAACAGTCTGTGCCAAGGG ATACTTTCTGGTGGGAAAGGCCAACAGGACCTGCTTGAGTGTTGGTTGGGATGGACGTCCAGCCTTTTGTGAAG CCGTGCAGTGTACCAAACCAAAGACCAACACAGAGACATTGGGCCCCTGGAAGGCCTCGTACGCGTACAGTCAGGTCCTGATATTCCGCTGCCGTCAGGGAACTCTTGTGGGCCAGAAGGCCATCTCGTGCAGCGAGAACGCGACCTGGAGTGCCCCCCCTCCCGTCTGCAAAG ATGTTGAATGTCCTCGTCCAAACGTGCCGCACTCGTCCCTGTCAGGGTCGTGGCGCCCACCGTTTAGGTACAGGGCCTCGATGACCTTCTCATGCGACCCTGGCTACGTTCTGGAGGGCCAGTCCTCCGTGTCCTGTAGCCTGGAGGGGAGATGGACCCCCGCTCTTCCCCAATGCATTT ATGTTGAATGTCCTCGTCCAAACGTGCCGTACTCGTCTCAGTCAGGGTCGTGGCGCCCACCGTTTGGGTACAGGTCCTCGATGACCTTCTCATGCAACTCTGGCTTCGTTCTGGTGGGCCAGGCCTCCGTGTCCTGTAGCCTGGAGGGGAGATGGACCCCCGCTCTTCCCCAATGCATTT ATGTTGAATGTCCTCGTCCATACGTGCCGTACTCGTCTCAGTCAGGGTCGTGGCG